The following proteins are encoded in a genomic region of Halopelagius longus:
- the fmdA gene encoding formamidase, producing the protein MPDVHFEVDTDEPPDEQPGANPFNRWHPEIEPVVTAEPGETVRLECLDWTGGQIRDNDNANEVRDVDLNQVHYLSGPVEVEGAEPGDLLKVTLLDIGPLNERSEYGFTGIFSQQNGGGFLTDHFPDASKAIWDIDGTYVSSRHIPNVRYEGMIHPGLIGTAPSEELLEEWTTREQELIDRHREDPESIPDHPTGESEPPVANPPTEDGALPGEATGDAADRIAREGARTVPPREHGGNCDIKDLSLGSTIYFPVFVEGGKFGIGDIHASQGDGEITFCGAIEMAGYVDLQFELVDDGMEKFGIDHPIFEPGHRGPNFSDYVVFEGYSVTEDGEQKYIDSHVAYRRAALEAISYLTKFGYTREQAYMILGTAPIEGKQSGVVDIPNACSTLGIPKDVFEFDISPDSLGEFDGEDFGQVPITDDPLG; encoded by the coding sequence ATGCCCGACGTACATTTCGAGGTAGACACCGACGAACCGCCCGACGAACAGCCGGGAGCCAACCCGTTCAACCGCTGGCACCCGGAAATCGAACCCGTCGTCACGGCCGAACCCGGCGAGACGGTCCGCTTGGAGTGTCTCGACTGGACGGGCGGCCAGATACGGGATAACGACAACGCGAACGAAGTCCGCGACGTGGACCTGAATCAGGTGCACTACCTGAGCGGTCCGGTCGAAGTCGAGGGGGCGGAACCGGGGGACCTGCTGAAGGTGACGCTTCTGGACATCGGCCCCCTGAACGAACGCTCGGAGTACGGGTTCACCGGCATCTTCTCCCAGCAGAACGGCGGGGGCTTTCTCACCGACCACTTCCCCGACGCGTCGAAGGCCATCTGGGACATCGACGGCACCTACGTCTCGTCGCGCCACATCCCGAACGTCCGCTACGAGGGGATGATACACCCCGGACTCATCGGGACGGCTCCCTCCGAGGAACTGTTAGAGGAGTGGACGACGCGCGAACAGGAACTCATCGACCGACACCGGGAGGACCCCGAGTCGATTCCCGACCACCCCACGGGGGAGTCCGAACCGCCGGTTGCGAACCCGCCCACCGAGGACGGCGCCCTCCCCGGCGAGGCGACGGGCGACGCCGCGGACCGAATCGCCCGGGAGGGTGCGCGGACGGTCCCGCCGAGGGAACACGGCGGTAACTGCGACATCAAGGACCTCTCGCTCGGTTCGACCATCTACTTCCCCGTCTTCGTCGAGGGCGGGAAGTTCGGCATCGGCGACATCCACGCCTCGCAGGGCGACGGCGAGATAACGTTCTGCGGCGCCATCGAGATGGCCGGGTACGTGGACCTGCAGTTCGAGTTGGTGGACGACGGGATGGAGAAGTTCGGCATCGACCACCCCATCTTCGAACCGGGACACCGCGGGCCGAACTTCTCCGACTACGTCGTCTTCGAGGGCTACTCCGTCACGGAGGACGGCGAACAGAAGTACATCGACTCCCACGTCGCCTACCGCCGCGCCGCCCTCGAAGCCATCAGTTACCTCACGAAGTTCGGATACACGCGAGAGCAAGCGTACATGATTCTCGGGACGGCACCCATCGAAGGGAAACAGAGCGGCGTCGTCGATATTCCGAACGCCTGTTCGACGCTCGGTATCCCGAAGGACGTGTTCGAGTTCGACATCAGTCCGGACTCCCTCGGCGAGTTCGACGGCGAGGACTTCGGACAGGTCCCCATCACGGACGACCCACTCGGGTGA
- a CDS encoding DUF2267 domain-containing protein → MDYDSFLGQVQNELELSSTGEAARATRAVLTTLGERLEGGEASDLAAPLPMEIDRFLLEAESGQQFDYDEFVDRVVEREGEDRSEAAYHAQAVLDVVSETVPEGELEEVKAQLPPEYEDLFEVAERATDGGQ, encoded by the coding sequence ATGGACTACGACAGCTTTCTCGGTCAGGTGCAGAACGAACTCGAACTGAGCTCTACGGGCGAGGCGGCCCGAGCGACGCGCGCGGTCCTGACGACGCTCGGCGAACGCCTCGAAGGGGGCGAGGCGAGCGACCTCGCTGCACCGTTACCGATGGAGATAGACCGGTTCCTCCTCGAAGCGGAGTCCGGGCAGCAGTTCGACTACGACGAGTTCGTAGACCGGGTCGTCGAACGAGAGGGGGAAGACCGGTCGGAGGCGGCGTACCACGCCCAGGCCGTCCTCGACGTGGTGAGCGAGACGGTTCCGGAGGGAGAACTCGAGGAGGTCAAAGCGCAACTCCCCCCGGAGTACGAGGACCTCTTCGAAGTCGCGGAGCGAGCGACCGACGGCGGGCAGTAA
- a CDS encoding phosphopantetheine adenylyltransferase, whose amino-acid sequence MRVAVAGTFGPLHDGHRALLRAALELGDDGVVVALTSDELAGAERTRSVPPYDRRADDVRAEIADMDEWGRDVSVRRLADEHGIATEDPSIDALVVSPETVPEVETINDVRRERGMDPIRAVVVPYVYADDGERISSTRIVRGEIDEHGNVRK is encoded by the coding sequence ATGCGAGTCGCAGTCGCGGGGACGTTCGGACCCCTTCACGACGGCCACCGGGCGCTCCTGCGCGCGGCACTCGAACTCGGAGACGACGGCGTCGTGGTCGCACTCACGAGCGACGAACTCGCGGGCGCGGAGCGGACGCGGTCGGTTCCGCCGTACGACCGACGGGCCGACGACGTACGGGCGGAGATAGCCGACATGGACGAGTGGGGGCGCGACGTGAGCGTGCGACGACTCGCGGACGAACACGGGATAGCCACCGAGGACCCCTCCATCGACGCACTCGTCGTCTCCCCCGAGACGGTGCCCGAAGTCGAGACCATCAACGACGTTCGGCGGGAACGCGGGATGGACCCGATTCGGGCCGTCGTCGTCCCGTACGTCTACGCCGACGACGGTGAACGCATCTCCTCGACGCGCATCGTCCGCGGCGAGATAGACGAACACGGAAACGTCCGCAAGTGA
- a CDS encoding CPBP family intramembrane glutamic endopeptidase, which translates to MSQTADSRVKTLLVFVTTVVVGFVLFVVPNLFFGITWYNGGLTGINLLLVALFQFTTVGALLYVSLNYLGKDFREIGLTSRNLRRDGVLGLSIGLGWAALQMGWIIPATGGAERADVAQMISVMDGTTVVGLLSYVALGVIGGGITEELYNRGYFITVLGDTFENPRIGLWVAALLSVLFFSVGHLPTNSVEWFDILVPTIAYTLLFVYTGRLTAPMVAHGIYNTASIVLIYHFYVV; encoded by the coding sequence ATGTCTCAAACCGCTGATAGTAGAGTCAAAACGTTGCTGGTGTTCGTCACGACCGTCGTCGTGGGGTTCGTCCTCTTCGTCGTCCCCAACCTCTTTTTCGGAATCACGTGGTACAACGGCGGTCTCACCGGCATCAATCTACTGCTGGTCGCACTCTTCCAGTTCACCACCGTCGGTGCGCTACTCTACGTGTCGCTGAACTATCTCGGGAAGGACTTCCGAGAGATAGGTCTCACCTCGCGGAACTTGAGACGAGACGGCGTACTGGGACTGTCGATAGGGTTAGGCTGGGCGGCACTGCAGATGGGGTGGATCATCCCGGCCACCGGCGGGGCAGAGAGGGCGGACGTAGCGCAGATGATCTCCGTGATGGACGGAACGACGGTCGTGGGTCTCCTCTCCTACGTGGCGTTGGGAGTAATCGGCGGCGGAATCACCGAGGAACTCTACAACAGAGGGTACTTCATCACCGTCCTCGGAGACACGTTCGAGAACCCGCGTATCGGGCTGTGGGTGGCCGCACTCCTATCGGTACTGTTCTTCAGCGTCGGCCACCTGCCGACGAACTCCGTAGAGTGGTTCGATATTTTAGTTCCCACTATCGCCTACACGCTGTTGTTCGTTTACACCGGCCGGTTAACCGCACCGATGGTAGCGCACGGAATTTACAATACGGCCAGCATCGTCCTGATATATCACTTTTACGTCGTGTGA
- a CDS encoding dienelactone hydrolase family protein — translation MIDNNGRENERDEGRRHSRRTVLRSVGLLGALAGTGALASTPARATDEDGGFRSADGGSPGPGPSLLYDEPVTAPQFENEPPWKADSLRVAGTEAYVKGEYLYQDYVYDDYGANTTNTSEPPQPAPNSEDAYGENGTMTGDVVYPTDEATYRHNAADLVEFRATRHEGKLRYRFTLNTMVEPDAAAVALGIDTGESGGTDDWGYGIGTLGELGLNHTLVTWGSGAELDGESVESSVDLERNQIEVTVPLSPPKDATWRHYLVAGLWDGENERFTPVRELPDSTHPGGAHGENPPPVFNVGFRFDEPVGAPNVNRETGEVEETTELGSRGIGYGHWRDHAQAKALAERDVSELHADVEFGKLDSRVTDCRIPDSGFLTCLYSSRYDLGSGVDAENDVLLGRIQPYGLYVPESYDGDPTALHLHLHSLGSTYSEYAVLSPNLLRQLGEQRDSLVLTPEGRGPAGWYNDEAELDVFEAWNDAAHRFAVDEDRVTVGGYSMGAFGTFRLGGLYPDLFARAFAVAGGAFESEAYEASTPKYLDGFRNLPVRMWNGSNDKLVPAPVYTSTEQRLRELEYRHELDVFPGYDHFTFAFRDQWGPARDFLGTSTVPESPVRVVYRPIPAQDAEQFDLVHDGAYWVSGVRVADGAADGRVDVRSHAFGEAPPVAVNYEREGTEPAPHTKHGTEWTEPTSDPPKRNALSAVLERVSEATVWVEEAGLDPADPITLTVDSTDAAAVTLATEQKEETVEVPSGHTETTVTL, via the coding sequence ATGATAGATAACAACGGCCGAGAGAACGAACGAGACGAGGGGCGGCGACACTCCCGTCGAACGGTCCTGCGGAGCGTCGGTCTCCTCGGCGCACTCGCGGGAACGGGCGCTCTCGCCTCGACGCCGGCGCGGGCGACGGACGAGGACGGCGGCTTTCGGTCCGCGGACGGCGGGTCGCCGGGCCCCGGTCCGTCTCTCCTGTACGACGAACCGGTGACGGCGCCGCAGTTCGAGAACGAACCCCCGTGGAAGGCCGATTCGCTCCGCGTCGCCGGCACCGAGGCGTACGTCAAAGGGGAGTACCTCTATCAGGACTACGTCTACGACGACTACGGCGCCAACACGACGAACACGTCCGAACCGCCGCAACCGGCGCCGAACAGCGAGGACGCCTACGGGGAGAACGGGACGATGACGGGCGACGTCGTCTACCCGACCGACGAGGCGACCTACCGGCACAACGCGGCCGACTTGGTGGAGTTCCGCGCGACGCGCCACGAGGGGAAACTCCGGTATCGGTTCACCCTCAACACGATGGTGGAACCGGACGCCGCGGCGGTGGCTCTCGGCATCGACACCGGGGAGTCCGGCGGAACCGACGACTGGGGGTACGGAATCGGAACCCTCGGCGAACTCGGCCTGAATCACACGCTCGTGACGTGGGGGTCGGGCGCGGAACTCGACGGCGAGTCCGTCGAGTCGTCGGTTGACCTCGAACGGAACCAGATAGAGGTGACCGTCCCCCTCTCTCCGCCGAAGGACGCTACGTGGCGGCACTACCTCGTCGCGGGTCTCTGGGACGGGGAGAACGAGCGGTTCACTCCCGTCCGAGAACTGCCGGACTCGACGCATCCGGGCGGTGCCCACGGCGAGAACCCCCCGCCGGTGTTCAACGTCGGCTTCCGGTTCGACGAACCGGTCGGCGCGCCGAACGTGAATCGGGAGACCGGCGAGGTGGAGGAGACGACCGAACTCGGTTCGCGCGGCATCGGCTACGGCCACTGGCGCGACCACGCGCAGGCGAAGGCACTCGCCGAGCGAGACGTCTCGGAGTTGCACGCGGACGTCGAGTTCGGGAAACTCGACAGTCGCGTCACCGACTGCCGAATCCCCGACTCCGGCTTCCTCACCTGCCTGTACTCGTCGCGGTACGACCTCGGGTCGGGGGTGGACGCCGAGAACGACGTGTTGCTCGGCCGCATCCAACCGTACGGGCTGTACGTGCCGGAGAGTTACGACGGCGACCCGACGGCGTTGCACCTCCACCTCCACTCCCTCGGGTCGACGTACAGCGAGTACGCGGTCCTCAGTCCGAACCTCCTCCGCCAACTCGGCGAACAGCGCGATTCGTTGGTCCTGACGCCGGAAGGGCGCGGTCCGGCGGGATGGTACAACGACGAGGCCGAACTCGACGTGTTCGAGGCGTGGAACGACGCGGCCCACCGGTTCGCGGTCGACGAGGACCGCGTGACCGTCGGCGGATACTCCATGGGTGCGTTCGGGACGTTCCGCCTCGGCGGCCTCTATCCGGACCTGTTCGCCCGCGCGTTCGCCGTCGCCGGGGGCGCCTTCGAATCGGAGGCGTACGAGGCGAGCACCCCGAAGTACCTCGACGGATTCCGCAACCTCCCGGTGCGGATGTGGAACGGTTCGAACGACAAACTCGTCCCGGCGCCGGTCTACACGAGTACCGAACAGCGACTGCGCGAGTTGGAGTACCGTCACGAACTGGACGTCTTCCCCGGCTACGACCACTTCACGTTCGCGTTCCGCGACCAGTGGGGTCCGGCCCGCGACTTCCTCGGGACGTCGACGGTTCCAGAGTCTCCGGTTCGAGTCGTCTACCGTCCGATTCCCGCACAGGACGCCGAGCAGTTCGACCTCGTTCACGACGGCGCGTACTGGGTCTCCGGCGTCCGGGTGGCGGACGGCGCGGCCGACGGGCGAGTCGACGTTCGCTCGCACGCGTTCGGCGAGGCGCCGCCGGTCGCGGTGAACTACGAACGCGAAGGGACGGAACCGGCGCCGCACACGAAGCACGGGACGGAGTGGACGGAACCGACGTCGGACCCGCCGAAGCGAAACGCGCTCTCGGCCGTCCTCGAACGGGTGAGCGAAGCCACCGTCTGGGTCGAAGAAGCGGGACTCGACCCGGCAGACCCGATAACGCTGACCGTCGATTCGACCGACGCCGCGGCGGTCACGCTCGCGACGGAGCAGAAAGAGGAGACGGTCGAAGTCCCCTCCGGTCACACCGAGACGACGGTGACGTTGTAG
- a CDS encoding phosphoribosyltransferase: MFRDRADAGRQLAEELTERGVEADVVLAVPRGGLPIGRPIANRLGVPLDIIVAKKIGAPNNPEYAVGAVSSQGHFWVNDDAVGPGGVDREYVESERESVERASREKADRYRGDRPTPELREKTVVIADDGVATGGTATACVRTVREAGARRVVLAVPVGSPRTIDELEAEADEVVCLETPSNFRAVGQFYDRFGQVSDEEAMTYLERDS; encoded by the coding sequence ATGTTCCGAGACAGAGCGGATGCCGGCCGGCAACTGGCGGAGGAACTCACAGAGCGCGGGGTCGAGGCGGACGTCGTTCTCGCGGTTCCGCGAGGCGGACTGCCGATAGGGCGACCCATCGCGAATAGACTCGGCGTCCCACTCGACATCATCGTCGCGAAGAAGATCGGCGCCCCGAACAACCCCGAGTACGCCGTCGGGGCCGTCTCCAGTCAGGGCCACTTCTGGGTGAACGACGACGCCGTCGGGCCGGGCGGCGTGGACAGGGAGTACGTCGAATCCGAACGCGAGAGCGTCGAACGCGCCTCGCGCGAGAAAGCCGACCGGTACCGCGGCGACCGGCCGACGCCCGAGTTGCGCGAGAAGACGGTGGTGATAGCCGACGACGGCGTCGCGACGGGCGGCACCGCGACGGCCTGCGTCAGGACCGTCCGCGAGGCGGGCGCGCGACGAGTCGTCCTCGCCGTCCCCGTCGGGTCGCCGCGGACCATCGACGAACTCGAAGCGGAGGCCGACGAGGTGGTCTGTCTGGAGACGCCGTCGAACTTCCGCGCCGTCGGGCAGTTCTACGACCGGTTCGGACAGGTGTCCGACGAGGAGGCGATGACGTACCTCGAACGCGACTCCTGA
- a CDS encoding class I SAM-dependent DNA methyltransferase: protein MNLSAVIDDVNENPHRRRSFYEYPELYDFYHSRVLDREAQVGLLERFSPEETARVLEFGCGTGPLLARIEGEYDEVFGVDSNESMLERAEEKVETATLRRADFTAWSAADEGRVFDVAVLMGGLLHLTDDRNLESFAENAHESLRDGGAFATFFQPLSDDVENGSTNLQTVESDRYAVERRSVCALTSEQGHYTTTHLFVITDEKRGTEARMGTVFEGRFHDPESLERAFSAAGFGRVEVLDGDGPSVLHAVK from the coding sequence ATGAATCTGTCCGCGGTCATCGACGACGTGAACGAGAACCCGCACCGCCGGCGGAGTTTCTACGAGTACCCTGAACTGTACGACTTCTATCACTCGCGGGTTCTCGACCGGGAGGCGCAGGTCGGCTTACTGGAGCGATTTAGCCCCGAGGAGACCGCCCGCGTTCTCGAGTTCGGGTGCGGAACCGGACCCCTCCTCGCGCGCATCGAAGGCGAGTACGACGAGGTGTTCGGCGTCGATTCGAACGAGTCGATGCTCGAACGTGCCGAGGAGAAAGTCGAGACGGCGACGCTTCGACGGGCGGACTTCACGGCGTGGTCCGCCGCCGACGAGGGCCGGGTGTTCGACGTCGCGGTTCTGATGGGCGGTCTACTCCACCTGACCGACGACCGGAATCTCGAATCGTTCGCCGAGAACGCCCACGAGAGCCTTCGAGACGGGGGCGCGTTCGCCACCTTCTTCCAACCGCTCTCGGACGACGTCGAGAACGGGAGTACGAACCTCCAAACCGTCGAGTCCGACCGGTACGCCGTCGAACGGCGCTCCGTGTGTGCGCTCACCTCCGAGCAGGGTCACTACACGACCACGCACCTGTTCGTCATCACCGACGAGAAACGGGGGACGGAGGCGCGCATGGGGACGGTGTTCGAGGGACGATTCCACGACCCGGAATCGCTCGAACGCGCGTTCTCGGCCGCCGGGTTCGGACGCGTCGAGGTACTCGACGGAGATGGTCCGTCCGTCCTCCACGCGGTGAAGTGA
- a CDS encoding AI-2E family transporter: MIRSDIDARSVFFAILLAFFALLVAAIIKPFLSYLLGVILLAFVLYPLQRRLEPRLGDQLSAFALVAGALSATALSVAVMVMAVPTDPSRVTQTIENELARGQFQRQLESALGVELPLQSFLANAPRRVAQLLVGDISNIVSATTDVFIGLLLLVFSLYYLLKDGDRLVAWIKRMLPLEAEITEELTDEAYVTTWAVLKGHVLVAVVQGIVAGAGLFVVGISNVLFWTAVMMFLALLPIVGVAAVLGPAALYLFLDGRLLAAGFLVAYGLTAVALVDDYLRAYVVDRGSSLHSAVILVGVFGGVYAFGVMGLFYGPIVIGLFKRLVQLFNEHYVETAETRTRAE; encoded by the coding sequence GTGATTCGCTCCGACATCGACGCACGGAGCGTCTTCTTCGCTATCTTGCTCGCCTTCTTCGCGCTTCTCGTCGCCGCGATAATCAAACCGTTCCTGTCGTATCTCCTCGGGGTTATCCTCTTGGCGTTCGTTCTGTACCCGCTTCAACGGCGACTCGAACCCCGCCTCGGCGATCAGTTATCGGCGTTCGCTCTCGTCGCCGGCGCGCTAAGCGCGACGGCCCTCTCGGTGGCCGTGATGGTGATGGCGGTACCGACCGACCCCTCGCGAGTCACGCAGACGATAGAGAACGAACTCGCGCGCGGACAGTTTCAGCGGCAGTTAGAGAGCGCTCTCGGCGTCGAACTACCGCTTCAATCGTTCTTGGCGAACGCGCCCCGCCGCGTCGCGCAACTCCTCGTCGGCGACATCTCGAACATCGTCAGCGCGACGACGGACGTGTTCATCGGCCTCCTCCTCCTCGTCTTCTCGCTGTACTACCTGCTCAAGGACGGCGACCGACTCGTCGCGTGGATAAAACGGATGCTGCCGCTGGAAGCGGAGATAACCGAGGAACTCACCGACGAGGCGTACGTCACCACGTGGGCCGTGCTGAAGGGGCACGTCCTGGTCGCCGTCGTGCAGGGAATCGTAGCGGGCGCGGGCCTGTTCGTCGTCGGCATCTCGAACGTCCTCTTCTGGACGGCGGTGATGATGTTCCTCGCTCTCCTCCCCATCGTCGGCGTCGCCGCGGTTCTGGGGCCCGCCGCCCTCTATCTGTTCCTCGACGGGCGTCTCCTCGCGGCGGGGTTCTTGGTCGCTTACGGGCTCACCGCCGTCGCCCTCGTCGACGACTATCTCCGGGCGTACGTCGTCGATAGGGGGTCGTCGCTCCACTCCGCGGTCATCCTCGTGGGCGTCTTCGGCGGCGTGTACGCCTTCGGCGTGATGGGCCTGTTCTACGGCCCGATAGTCATCGGCCTGTTCAAGCGACTCGTCCAACTGTTCAACGAGCATTACGTCGAGACGGCCGAGACGCGAACGCGGGCGGAGTGA
- a CDS encoding HalOD1 output domain-containing protein, with translation MHYSGRYVQSEHQLTLLLVAVLVGVGAYVPIDRGSVPTDVLEILLPVGVSVGLLVLTLYVRRQRFESEQIDHIVKLGWVGALAAGAIGGWWVVLHRVRELPVWQLNDQLVTVWSLGIGGGILVGMYTVRPRTFERDADRERVLAETTWTNRTGPDPIVETIVETIAEIEAVDPLEIGPLYDHIDPDIVADLRSQNDSQWQLLFYTDDYEIRVNSQGTVTIYHTDVRDDEPVITAASDVLSDGRR, from the coding sequence ATGCATTATAGCGGGAGGTACGTTCAGTCGGAGCACCAACTGACGCTCCTCCTCGTCGCCGTCCTCGTCGGAGTTGGAGCGTACGTCCCGATAGACCGGGGGTCGGTTCCGACGGACGTCCTCGAGATACTGCTCCCCGTCGGCGTTTCGGTCGGACTCCTGGTACTCACGCTCTACGTCCGCCGCCAACGCTTCGAGTCCGAGCAGATAGACCACATCGTCAAACTGGGATGGGTCGGGGCACTCGCCGCCGGGGCTATCGGCGGGTGGTGGGTCGTCCTCCACCGGGTCCGCGAACTGCCGGTCTGGCAGTTGAACGACCAACTCGTCACCGTTTGGAGTCTCGGTATCGGCGGGGGTATCCTCGTCGGGATGTACACCGTCCGCCCGCGAACGTTCGAACGAGACGCCGACCGCGAACGCGTCCTCGCGGAGACGACGTGGACGAACAGAACGGGGCCGGACCCCATCGTAGAGACGATAGTCGAGACGATAGCCGAGATAGAAGCGGTGGACCCACTGGAGATAGGCCCCCTATACGACCACATCGACCCGGACATCGTCGCCGACCTCAGGAGTCAGAACGACTCGCAGTGGCAGTTGCTGTTCTATACCGACGACTACGAGATTCGAGTCAACAGTCAGGGGACGGTCACGATATACCATACCGACGTTCGGGACGACGAACCCGTGATAACCGCCGCGTCCGACGTGCTTTCGGACGGCCGAAGGTAG
- a CDS encoding orc1/cdc6 family replication initiation protein — MRRFERKQNIFHNKDALGESYRPERIQERDEEIEEYMDALQPVVDGWEPNNVFLYGNTGVGKTAVTEYLLKVLREDVEQYDDVDLHVLSLNCKTLNSSYQVAIELVNELRPAGGEISSTGYPQQTVFKKLYKELDELGGTILVVLDEIDSIGERDELLYELPRARSNGKLEHAKVGIVGISNDFKFRDRLDPRAQDTLCERELHFPPYDAPELQNILESRASVALSEGAYEEGALNLCAALAARDSGSARQALDLLRLAGEYAENRDDECITRTHVETAREKLEQERVVEGMRELTVNGHYALLAVVSKAAQRETPCRMRDVYDEYVSLCEKADIEPLAQRSIHNHLSDLRMLGILSAEENRTGSRGNYYSYALDVPFSSAMTALTDVLSLESVLEDIRTTARRYDIV, encoded by the coding sequence ATGCGCCGCTTCGAGCGGAAACAGAACATCTTCCACAACAAGGACGCCTTGGGGGAGTCCTACCGACCGGAGCGGATTCAGGAACGGGACGAGGAGATCGAGGAGTACATGGACGCGCTCCAACCCGTCGTCGACGGGTGGGAACCGAACAACGTCTTCCTCTACGGCAACACCGGCGTCGGAAAGACGGCGGTGACCGAGTACCTGCTCAAAGTACTGCGAGAGGACGTCGAACAGTACGACGACGTGGACCTGCACGTCCTCTCTCTGAACTGCAAGACGCTCAACTCCTCCTATCAGGTGGCCATCGAGTTGGTCAACGAACTCCGTCCGGCGGGCGGCGAAATCAGTTCGACCGGATACCCCCAACAGACCGTCTTCAAGAAGCTCTACAAGGAACTCGACGAGTTGGGCGGCACGATACTCGTCGTCCTCGACGAGATTGACTCCATCGGAGAGCGGGACGAACTGCTGTACGAACTCCCTCGCGCCCGGTCGAACGGGAAACTGGAGCACGCGAAAGTCGGTATCGTCGGCATCTCGAACGACTTCAAGTTCAGAGACAGACTCGACCCCCGCGCGCAGGACACCCTCTGCGAACGCGAACTCCACTTCCCGCCGTACGACGCGCCGGAGTTGCAGAACATCCTCGAATCCCGTGCTAGCGTGGCACTCTCGGAGGGTGCCTACGAGGAGGGCGCGTTGAACCTGTGTGCGGCGCTGGCGGCGAGAGACAGCGGAAGTGCGAGACAGGCGCTCGACTTGCTCCGGTTAGCCGGCGAGTACGCGGAGAACCGCGACGACGAGTGCATCACCCGTACCCACGTCGAAACCGCCCGGGAGAAACTGGAGCAGGAACGCGTCGTCGAGGGGATGCGCGAACTCACCGTGAACGGCCACTACGCCCTGTTGGCCGTCGTCTCGAAGGCCGCCCAGCGAGAGACGCCCTGCCGGATGCGCGACGTGTACGACGAGTACGTGAGCCTCTGTGAGAAAGCCGACATCGAACCCCTCGCACAGCGGTCGATTCACAACCACCTCTCGGACCTGCGGATGCTCGGCATCCTCTCCGCCGAGGAGAACCGCACGGGCTCTCGGGGGAACTACTACAGTTACGCGCTCGACGTTCCGTTCTCCAGCGCGATGACCGCGCTTACCGACGTCCTCTCGCTGGAATCCGTCCTCGAAGACATCCGCACGACCGCTCGACGGTACGACATCGTCTGA